The Hippoglossus hippoglossus isolate fHipHip1 chromosome 16, fHipHip1.pri, whole genome shotgun sequence genomic sequence GACAATATTAGCATTCActggagtcatgtttctgaccaaCTGCTGAATGAAAGTCCAATATTCATTAATTttagctgtttttgtctctaACTACCCCTGTAAAAAGTATCTGATACTATGTTCACCTAGTTACTGTGTCTGTCTTCTGTTTGCTGCTGGGCAGGAAAAGTATTGTGGATTAAAACGTTTGGCACCCCACTGCCATTGGAAATAACACTGATGAGATTGGTGAGagtggaccaaacaaaaaaatcaataagCTGAAAGATGCTTAAAGGTTTTGTAGAGGTTTGTGTAATTGTTGTGATGATTCTTGGTGGGAGTGTCGCAATGATCGAGTTTGAAGAGGCTAGTGAGGGTGAAGAAAAATAGTAGTTTTGGTCcgcaaaaaccaaaacacagaaCTGATAGACACTTAACTGCAATAGTCTGGAAAGTGGTGATCATTTTCCATGGGTTTGTCACAACTGGATCCCCTTTGTGTTGCAAGTAGTCACTTGCCACAATGTAAACATATTAACTGCAGATTTTAGTACATTTAGCTCATTTGgtacttttatttgaatatgaattCAAATTCAGGATATTAGGTTGCTAGGTTCATATAAAGAATCTGATCAGCTTCCTCCACAGTTGTAGGTTGAGGTTGTTACTGCAGCGAATTATTTTGAGTCTCAGTCAAATGTCAGTTATGGTAAATGACGATGGATTTAAAGAGGGGCTGTTCAACAGAACCTTTGACCTGAATTATTGCTCAATACAAATCAACTGTGAGAACCTGAGAAGCAACATAGGCTCTATCTGAATGCACATAGTCTTAATTCTACAAATTGTTTAGTCTTATAATCAAGCTTATAAATAAAGCCAACAAACTGTTGATTtgcaatttattttattcatctgtaGTTTGAACCACACATCTGTTTGAAATTCAgacaacattttatatttactaGAAAAGCCAGGAGAGTGGTTACAGTGTCCCCCCTACCAGCTGAGATAGCTTGCAGGGAGGACACTGTAACCACTTTCTTATATCCGTGTATTACACAGTACTTCCTGTGTTCATACATATGACTGCATGTACAATACTGGACCCACCATGTTTACATGACTCAATTTACCGGACCAATAACTCATCACATGTGAACTGACATGCACTGTGACAATTTCTGCCCCAAAAGCAGTCTCCAAAAAATGAATGGGCTTTCATCCACAACATAAAGTGGTACAGACAGTAAAATAATCGTTTTGGCTATGAGATAAAAATACAtcagaaaaactatttttttctcatttcacgAGAAAAGACATAAGGTTTTAAAAGATTCTTCTGAAAGGCTTTGATGGACTAGTACACATAAGTAACCACAAActtcaacttttattttctcaacaCCCAGATGCATTAGGACTGCTCTCTCtcataagccattttcagacatgtcctgcggAGGACATGCGCAACGCAGctggagattctccactcacaCCCGTCACATataggattcaggtgaggggtggggtAGCAGGCAAAGCAAGGAAGTAATGaattaattctgctgcggagaacTTGTGATTTTGTTCACAGCATATTGACATCGGCACTTATCACCATTAGATTTGTTATCTTTTTACGTCTGTCTCATGTAAAAAGCCTCATTAACCACCCCACTCACTTACAGTGAATCCAacggggatcccctgctgtgtgcCCACATTAATCTACGGGGGCCAGGCAGGAAGTACAGAGACTCTCACtcacatttgcgttcacacatacacctcctaTAAAACTGCTGAGGATATCtggatttcagtgcatgtctgaaaatagcttTACAATCTTTATGTTTCTATTATTACTGTTTATACAAAGATAAATGGTACATGGACATTTTCCCCTCTTGTAAATGTATGTGTTAAAAAGTTTTGTTAAGAGAAATATGACCATGCCTCTTCATCAGCCAGCAGAGAGTTGAAGTCCAGATAACTTGAGCCTGTGTAAAATCAGAGAGATGAAGCTGCTGTCTTGTCAACACTAACAGTCGCAGGGTTTAGACAATAAGAAATGGAATCTGACAATTAAAACAGACAACAGGTGAAAGCTAACTGTGTGAGGTGATTTCTGACCTAAGACAGTGcaatgtctctctctgttcctcccaGTCTCAGAAGTGCTGTCTTGCTCCCAATTCACTGATGAATTGTCAACCTGTCGATGTGTTTCGCtaatcatttttctttctaaaaaatGATTTTCCCTCAGAGACTCGGTCTTTGGTTTCCTGCAGTTTCTCAGAAAGCTTGTCCTTAGTCTCTTCCATTTTCTCAGAGATGCGCTCCTTTGTAACCTCCATTTTCTCTGACAGTCTCTCCTTcgtctcctccatcttttctgTAAATTTCTCTTTTGTCTCCTCCATTTTGTCCTGGATGTATTCTTTTACAGGTGGTGGCGTGGACAAGTAGCCGTGTTTGCGGAGATACTGAATTGATAGTGATGTGCCACCCAGAGTTACCGTATATCTAGCAGGGGTGGAAATCtgtaagaaaacaaagacaaggaACACAAGGAATCCCTGAATCCATCCCTCATAAAATGACTATACTGCATCTGCTTTATTAAATCTATGCTAAGGATGGAAGAaagggctgcacgatattagaCAATTAAAAAACGGGTCACGGGCCAAACTTGATTTTGATAGTTAATTTGTATGATTTGTTTGATCTGGAAGTTATGTTGTGGTGAAACCCTTGCCtcactgtttacatttgaaaagctACATGGTCTCAGTCTCTAAATCACTGATGACAGCAATGTAGCCATATTTCCTGGGGGTGATGGCCACTTTTGCCCTTTAGGCATTACGAGGTGCATGACGAGAGTATCAGCGTTGATAACTCATCTAGCGTCCAATAACACACCCGACCCGCTTTTCCTTCCACCACCCACCCAGCGCTGCTGCATTTCAGAGCATCGCTGGATACCCATCTGCTGCAGCGTGGTGAACATCTCTGCATGCGTCTTGCCAGTTTCAAACAACTCTTTAAGCATATGGTTCCAGTGCAGCCATGGTGTTGAGACCAATTCGAGAGTGATTCAATCAATGCGAATTTGTtgcaagttgtgtgtgtgtgtgtgtgtgtgtgtgtgtgagagacagagtcAGCTGATGAATGCGTGCgctgctgtgaagaaagatttaacaaattaagaagagtattgatcattatgtgacgatcagtgttgatattgtggtgtcattttaaacaaatgaccACTTAAACTGTAGTGTGTtagagacgtcagctgagtctgtgagagagagagtgagagggagatatagagcagcagagtgtgtgtgtgtgtgtgcgcacgcggTTACTTTTTCTTCAGGTTCTGGTACTATCATAAAGAAGCTACGTAATTCTTCTATATAATCAACCgctcatagtgatgaatttgaccagggacaaacagaaaaatccgTCAATGATCTGTCaaaaatcatcaacccattgagggctggataTAAAACTAAACCGAAAATCTAAGTAGAAAATTGAAATCACAGGCTTATCCAACTTGCGTGAATTTCATCAcggcaactcataatgtgactcagtagtgtaTGGCCTCCACGTGCCTGTAAGCACTCCCGACAacgtctgggcatgctcctgatgagtcggtgGATGGTAacctgggggatctcctccagaacctggatcagggcatcagtgagctcctggacagtctgtggtggtAATTGGCGGCGCCAGATACACTGATACATCACGCcccataggtgctcaattggatttaggtcagggcaatgtgagggccagtcaatggcatcaaagccttcatcatccaggaactgcctacacactctggccacatgaggctgggcaccaggaggaacccagggcccactgcaccagcatAAGGTCTGACAAttgctctgaggatttcattcGGTTCCTAACAGCAATCAGGATACtgttggctatgacatggaggcCTATGCGAtcctccaaggatatgcctccccagaccatcaccaaactggtcatgctggatgatgttacaggcagcataacaTTGTCCACAGCATCTCCAGACTCTTTAACGCCAGTCACATGTGCtaagtgtgaacctgctctcatctttGAAGTTAACAGGCAACAGTGGCGGACCTACCAATGCTGGTGTACTCTGGCGAATGCCAATCAAGCTATACAGGGCTGAGGACGTCGGGCCCTCATGCCACTCATGAAATATGTTTCTGACAgattggtcagaaacatgcaaaccagtagcctgctggaggtcattttggAGGGCTCTgtcagtgctcctcctgttcctcatcGCACAAAGGAGTAGATAccagtcctgctgctgggttgatggccttctacggccctgtccagctctcatTGTGTAATGGCTGGTCTCCTGGTATCacctccatgctcttgagactgcgccgggagacacagcaaacttTCTTGCGAACGCACAtatggatgtgccatcctggaggagctggactacctgtgcaacctacttgggctgcaggtacagcctcatgctaccagtagtaACAACAACAGTAGCAggacacaaaactagagaagaatcagtcaggaaggataaggagagaacAAATATTTGTGTCCATCACATGCAAAACCACtccctttttgggggttgtATTGCTTTagcctctccattgcacctgttgtcacttttatttgcaccaaagcaggtgaattGATttacaatcacttgtgcttcctaaatggaaagattgatatccctgaagttGAACTGACTTGGTGTTCTACTGTGACAATTAAGTGTTCCCTCAATTTTCCCGAGCAGTGTATAATATAGACATGTAGATCATGAATGCATGgcacatggaacaccatttatcgcagttcaaGCAGTCTTTTGCGATACGTATATCGCATGTGTTGATATTGTGCATGTTGTTATCGCGATGACGATAATTTttcgatatatcgtgcagccctaatgAGAGACACATGCAAATCAGCATTGGGAACATTTAAGAAAACCTGACAATaagcttgttttaaaacaaattgaaaatgatCAATGAAGGaatgaaacaaaatgttcaaaaacaataaaaacccATCAAATTACCTTGTACATGGCATATGCAGTCAGAGCGTAGCCACTCGAAGAGTTTTTCAAAAGGCCCACTAATGTCTCCGGTAGACCCATTATCTCCAGGAATGGCACAACATTCACACCTCTGAGGGGAAACAAAATGTAAAGGGAAGACAGATATTATGAAACAATCTTATTTTAACAGTCTATATGTCCTACAACAGCAATTGAGAAAATATGGGCGAAAAAttgctttttctataaactattgtcacgcacgcacgcacgcacgccaCCATCAGGCCGATTGAGCTCATGTTTCACAGAAAGTTGATGCACATCAATGCCAGTTATTGTGCCAAGTTTCGTGTTACTAGCTCATTTCAGCTCACGGGAATTTGAGCCGAAGCGACAGactacaaataaataataacaaaccGGAGTAAAAACAATAGGGTTCTGACTCTCcactggtcaacaagtgactctgctcctctgatgttttttaatcatcacaCTTTGAACTAATCTTTATAAAAATCTGATGAATTCATATTATGTacctggataaacggggcatcacttcttctgcaacagtgaagttaaaacactgctcTGTCATAATCTGCGGGAGGGAACTTCTGTCtgcgggagtgtgtgtgtgtgtctctgtgtccccgctcttctctgtccctcctcacacCAAAACTGACAACCATATGGGATGTTCACAATCTGGTCCATCAGAAACCTTTCATCGACTGCCTCAGCGTCATTCATTTACCTTGTAGACTTCTTTGTAGCTTTGACTGCTGGTGTTCTtattaaaatggaaaacatgATGCTTAGTTTATTTTTTGATGATGCTGGATCATGACATCCACATAAAGCTTAAATGGTCTTTCAAAACGTGGAGCAACGCGAACAGGAGTGAAGCAAAGAagtgttttcacctgtttgaAGGCTTGCTGGCAACTGAGGGACCAGAGAAATTTTGCCTTTCCCTTCAGCAAGGGGGGCCAAAACCACTGAAATATAGCCAATGAGGCAGAGAAAGCGCATTAGCTCTTTTTTGGTTGTGAAGATTAAACTGCTCTAAACCCTGTAATTTTGCATTGATGCAGTAGGCCTTGCGCAACCACTAGGCTGAGCTAGGTCACAGTTGACCTTGCAAACTCACACTTAGCGAGGTTAACAGTGAGCCTTGTCAAAGCCAAATGGGTGAAAAGCACAAACGCTCTAGGTGATATTCACCGGTGTCTGATTAAACCACCAGATCATCCTCTGCACACCCCAACAAATCACCAAATCACGGTTCATGAGTTGCTGAAAAGTAGCTGGCGCATTCCGGAGGCCAAAAGGCATCACTGTGTAAGAATACAGACCAGTTGGTGTTCTAACCCTAACCAGTCAGGTTTTGTGACACTATTTACCTTGCAATGGTGCGAGCAGATGTTGTTAGCCTTCGGAACAAGTTAGCATGGAGAAGACCAGCtggaatgtttttattgactattAACAGCAAGCATTTTCACCAGAGTCAGTGCAGAAGTGTGTGATTATTTCCAGCATAGTTCTTTGCATATATGCCAGTCAATTGGTccaagtgtgaatgtgtgctgCCTGTTGGTGCCTCAAGTGACGCTTATGTGGGTACTGTGGAGGGGGGTGCCAACATGAAACCCTAAGGTGGggcaaattaaatgtaaaataaatttgatAGTAAGCCCTACtaataattcaaaaatgttAATGGGAAAACCAGCAACATATAGTCTTGATACTGTCCATCAACCAAAGTCAGCAAGTCTCCAAGATGCAGGCGCAGCATTTTTTATGtgttgtaaaaacatggcggaaAGGTCTGGCAGGCAGGTGGGGGCTGCAACAGCAGGAGAGCTGTTAGAAATATATGGCCATAGATAAGAATTGCTAACATCCATTGTCACCAAATTGCGTGCGTTTAATACGGATATTTTGTCCCGACTTGTGCCTGATTTGAGGATGACGTCTGTTTTTGACAAGTTTTTGACCTTTgatgaataatgaaaacactCAAATTTTTATTGATATACattatttcaaagtaaaattttGTGAAATTAATATAGTAAGGATAGCGATAATACTGATAACTGATCCTTTTGGTCACTATAATCATAatacaaaatgttcacatcattTCATCTCTCAGCAGAGGGTAtgagtaaatggtaaatgggtttgtatttatatagcgcttttctagtcttgatgaccactcaaagctctttacagtacacttacattcacccattcatacacacattcatacagtgcatcaattagcagcacttttttgttctatgaggggtaattcggggttcagcatctttcccaaggacacttcggcatgcagatggggaagactggggatcgaactgccgaccttcaggttggaggacgaccgctctacccctcagccacagccgcccagtGTTGAGATACACATCTACAACACTATGAGCACACAGCTTGCTGAAGTATTGTAGGTGCCCAGTGCAAGCCCTTCTCTTGTTCTTAATCAGCAGTGTTGCATAACATTTTTGAACATGGCATTcttttaaataatcaatttgtTTACAAGAGATGCAAAGTTATCATTTTGTACTTATTTCCAATGCAGACCTTTTCAGAGATATGAGCgcaatgtaaaaaataaattcaaaaaatatatataatcgTTCATTAATTCTAATCAAGGTAGGAGTTTCAAATAATCTTGATATTGattaaatagatataaatatattgaagtcatatcgcccagTAGGGTCGGGCAATTTCTATCCGATgacactgttgtgtgtgagtgcgggTGTCTATGTGCACgtcagtgtgagagagaaaggagagcaAGCGGAGTCAGGACGAGgtgaattaatgaattaatgcacacagatataaagaaagattttactcattcaAGAAAAGTATCATTATGTGGTTATCAGTGTTGATAtaatcatttcaaacaaataaacttttaaactgtagcgggtcagagagtgattttgttttttacagtttttaccagctctgtcagtaattcACTGCTCCTGTCTCCGTCAATCATTCGAGCT encodes the following:
- the LOC117776876 gene encoding uncharacterized protein C18orf19 homolog B-like, producing the protein MQRILTPGTLLRMAAVRPLLVDITLPKPAVAMCCCALRLIPMPSAGQHWLSTSASSREAHQPKHQPPQEEPQTQEVQRGEAGPDAAEVDPLQDKSIGLFQRFKRTFKQYGKVMIPVHLVTSSVWFGTFYYAAMKGVNVVPFLEIMGLPETLVGLLKNSSSGYALTAYAMYKISTPARYTVTLGGTSLSIQYLRKHGYLSTPPPVKEYIQDKMEETKEKFTEKMEETKERLSEKMEVTKERISEKMEETKDKLSEKLQETKDRVSEGKSFFRKKND